A genomic window from Cotesia glomerata isolate CgM1 linkage group LG7, MPM_Cglom_v2.3, whole genome shotgun sequence includes:
- the LOC123269637 gene encoding uncharacterized protein LOC123269637 — MLNARLNFKQQVEHVTAKAPIVRTSLARLMPNVGGPKQSRRLLLSSVVTSVLTYGESIWTDTLETQESWRKADPIHRQSALRVASAFRTISEEVVCAIAGTLPLRVLKEERRALYQRKRSSALSSEELRIEELQNSIG, encoded by the coding sequence ATGCTTAATGCTCGACTCAATTTCAAGCAACAAGTCGAACATGTGACTGCCAAAGCACCAATAGTTAGAACGAGCCTAGCGCGACTGATGCCTAACGTTGGTGgaccaaagcagagcagaagactactGCTGTCATCAGTAGTAACATCCGTGCTCACATATGGCGAATCCATTTGGACTGACACATTAgagacgcaagaatcatggagaaaagcggATCCAATTCATAGACAGAGCGCCCTGAGAGTTGCcagtgccttccgcacaatatcagaaGAAGTAGTCTGCGCCATTgccggaaccctacctctaCGAGTACTAaaagaggaaagacgggccctttaccaacgaaaaaggtcatcTGCACTGAGctctgaagaacttagaattgaagaactgCAAAACAGCATAGGCTGA
- the LOC123269636 gene encoding uncharacterized protein LOC123269636: MDHLNKIHSDISSALSKNLQAIVVSLDIEKAYDMAWVYRVIEILTELGLNGHIIHFLKNFLTNRKIHVRIGSTLSHPLELKNGFPQGSVLSTTLFLIAINPLISLMPKPIKTRAFADDISLICTGKINTITDILQDGLNKLTECCKLTGFKFSSTKSEYMVFSRLKQNPETNLSLGEIELQKTTRLKLLGITFDPKLTWKPHVQNLHAQCKKRLNILKALAANNRGASKEILTTTYKAVIRSKMDYGATIYGSAAKSTLKPLDSIQTTALRVTIGAFRTSPRLSILAESGELPLLLRRTTQILKYIANSPCYNKNNPFHNNTPSPIQPENNKSKKNYLPINDRLNILSDPMFIKVPVHKRSIHPIPPWELTEPQIDLHVYDNSFGKEHSSEQLYKDLTYEMYSKYNDYIKVFTDGSVKGGKKGCAIILNDDTYMYQLPEFTTIFSCEVIAIDKAIDIITQENIHRAIILTDSKSALEAIANTTSKDPRVKIIQSKLHQNNINRFHTVLAWVPSHQGLQGNEEADQAAKTALTEGIKVTDIAATPDEFKNLVNTYIWAQWNGIWMNTKSLLHQIRQNVWEPSPTSNNRRTQYIRLETGDMLITLSKKSIDKGQALRKAITGILQKEAEVMCKRPQETIEIRDIDDDTTKEDIQNALKTEIGETCEIPLKAIKIRKAYRGTQTATVTLPAASAQQLPEENGKIRIGWVNCQIRATKRPIHCFKCWHFGSQCKSEID; this comes from the exons ATGGATCACCTCAACAAAATCCATTCGGACATTAGCAGCGCACTTTCAAAAAACCTACAAGCAATAGTAGTCTCCCTTGATATCGAAAAGGCCTATGACATGGCTTGGGTATACCGAGTCATCGAAATATTAACAGAATTGGGGCTCAACGGTCACATAAtccactttttaaaaaattttctaacaaACAGAAAAATCCATGTACGAATAGGATCAACACTATCACACCCACTGGAACTAAAAAATGGGTTTCCACAAGGATCAGTGCTAAGTACTACCCTCTTCCTGATAGCAATAAATCCCCTAATTTCACTAATGCCGAAACCCATCAAAACAAGGGCATTCGCTGATGACATCTCCCTCATATGTACAGGCAAAATCAATACAATCACCGATATTCTCCAAGATGGGCTCAATAAGTTAACTGAATGCTGTAAACTAACAGGCTTCAAATTTTCCTCCACCAAGTCGGAATATATGGTATTCTCGAGACTAAAACAAAATCCAGAAACAAATCTGTCGCTTGGAGAGATTGAACTCCAAAAAACAACTAGACTGAAACTACTAGGAATAACATTTGACCCCAAACTTACATGGAAACCACACGTACAAAATTTGCATGCCCAATGTAAAAAacggttaaatattttaaaagccCTCGCAGCCAATAATCGGGGAGCCAGCAAAGAAATACTAACCACTACATACAAAGCAGTAATCCGATCTAAGATGGACTATGGAGCAACTATATACGGATCAGCAGCAAAAAGCACGCTCAAACCACTAGACTCCATCCAAACTACGGCCTTAAGAGTAACAATTGGTGCATTTCGCACTAGCCCAAGACTGAGTATCCTTGCTGAAAGCGGTGAGCTACCACTACTTCTAAGAAGAACCACCCAAATACTAAAATACATAGCCAACAGCCCATGTTACAACAAAAACAACCCCTTCCACAACAACACGCCATCTCCAATACAGCCAGAAAACAACAAATCTAAGAAGAATTACCTACCCATAAATGACAGACTCAACATCCTCAGCGATCCAATGTTCATCAAAGTACCAGTCCACAAGCGCTCAATACACCCGATCCCACCATGGGAGCTGACCGAACCACAAATCGACCTTCATGTGTACGACAACTCATTCGGCAAAGAGCATTCAAGCGAACAATTATACAAAGACCTTACGTATGAGATGTACAGTAAATATAATGACTACATTAAAGTATTCACTGACGGATCAGTCAAAGGCGGAAAAAAAGGTTGTGCGATCATTCTCAATGATGACACATACATGTACCAACTACCAGAGTTCACCACCATATTCTCATGCGAGGTAATAGCAATTGACAAGGCAATCGATATTATAACGCAGGAAAATATACATAGAGCCATAATCCTAACTGACTCCAAATCAGCACTAGAAGCCATAGCCAACACCACCAGCAAAGACCCCAGagtcaaaattattcaaagcAAACTCCATCAAAACAACATAAACAGGTTCCATACAGTGCTAGCATGGGTACCTTCACACCAAGGACTGCAAGGTAACGAAGAAGCAGACCAAGCAGCAAAAACAGCACTAACAGAAGGTATTAAAGTAACAGACATAGCAGCTACACctgatgaatttaaaaatctggTAAACACATATATTTGGGCACAATGGAACGGCATATGGATGAACACAAAATCATTATTACACCAAATAAGACAAAATGTATGGGAACCATCCCCAACATCAAACAACCGAAGAACACAA TACATCCGTTTAGAAACCGGAGACATGCTGATTACGCTCTCAAAGAAGAGTATTGACAAAGGGCAAGCCTTGCGAAAGGCCATCACGGGTATTCTTCAAAAAGAGGCCGAAGTAATGTGCAAAAGACCgcaggagaccatcgagatccgagacaTTGATGATGACACGACGAAGGAGGACATTCAGAATGCGTTGAAAACGGAAATCGGAGAAACTTGCGAAATACCACTAAAGGCtatcaagatccgtaaggcctacagaggtacgcAAACGGCTACAgtgacactaccagcagcttCAGCACAACAACTACCGGAAGAAAAcggcaaaataaggattggctgggtcAACTGTCAAATAAGAGCAACAAAGAGACCGATACATtgcttcaaatgctggcactttggatcACAGTGCAAAAGTGAAATCGACTGA